From a region of the Entelurus aequoreus isolate RoL-2023_Sb linkage group LG27, RoL_Eaeq_v1.1, whole genome shotgun sequence genome:
- the LOC133644245 gene encoding zinc finger protein OZF-like yields MRKVKILRALMEQRLNAVVEEIFGLFERTIAEYEEELARTKEEKERQQELQDAVLKPPVRLHRAGIHQVLVESEGEIASEQQEWISSIWQDEPQLPFIKKEEEEPWHQLQGLEEADITKLTSVPLATKDEDRAQSSQLHHSQSEENRGSEPLTQHMTAEDGDNPTSLCSETDLSDEDKPVESNRDSKGDTGRHADKKHFECSECGKTFDQKGNLIMHMRIHTGEKPFPCSVCAKRFSLKANLKRHLLVHTGERPFSCSLCAKRFRDKYDMTVHMRKHAGGQRLTSGCSSLHMTAEDDGEHCGGSQADSNFAPLSGLYDLMSQSSDTDHSDDARDPLDSKADTRHHVDNKNYDCSECGKTFSQRGSLTVHMRIHTGEKPFTCSVCLKSFSRKENMIIHTRLHMEEEKYPCSLCPKRFTCRRSVETHMRIHTGEKPFSCKVCDKRFMYKFQVTRHKCVT; encoded by the exons ATGCGTAAAGTCAAAATACTGCGAGCCTTGATGGAGCAGCGACTAAATGCTGTCGTGGAAGAAATATTTGGACTGTTTGAAAGAACCATCGccgagtacgaggaggaacttgcTAGGACAAAAGAGGAGAAAGAACGACAACAAGAACTACAGGACGCGGTTCTCAAACCTCCAGTTCGGTTACACAGAGCAG GCATTCATCAGGTGTTGGTGGAAAGTGAAGGCGAGATTGCTTCCGAGCAGCAGGAGTGGATCTCCAGTATTTGGCAGGATGAGCCACAGCTCCCcttcattaaaaaggaagaggaggaaccgtGGCATCAGCTTCAAGGGCTGGAGGAGGCTGACATCACCAAGTTGACTAGTGTCCCTTTGGCGACGAAAGATGAAGACAGAGctcagtcctcacagcttcatcacagtcaaagtgaggagaacagagggTCGGAGCCtctgactcaacacatgacagcAGAAGATGGAGACAACCCGACGTCACTCTGTTCTGAGACCGATCTCAGTGACGAGGACAAACCTGTAGAGAGTAATAGGGACTCTAAAGGTGATACGGGACGTCACGCTGACAAGAAACACTTTGAATGCTCGGAATGTGGGAAAACATTTGACCAAAAGGGAAATTTGATAatgcacatgagaatacacaccggaGAGAAACCCTTTCCTTGCTCAGTTTGCGCTAAAAGATTCTCCTTGAAGGCGAATTTGAAAAGACACCTGCTCGTACACACGGGGGAGAGACCCTTTTCTTGTTCATTATGCGCCAAAAGATTCCGAGATAAGTACGACATGACCGTACACATGAGGAAACACGCCGGAGGACAACGTTTGACGTCCGGCTGCTCAAGTCTTCACATGACAGCAGAGGATGACGGAGagcactgtggaggatcacaagcggACAGCAACTTTGCTCCGCTGTCGGGTTTGTACGACTTGATGTCACAATCTTCCGATACCGATCACAGCGACGACGCCCGAGACCCTTTGGACTCTAAAGCTGACACGAGACATCACGTTGACAACAAAAACTACGACTGCTCCGAATGTGGGAAAACGTTTTCCCAGAGGGGAAGTTTGACAgtgcacatgagaatacacaccggtgagaaaccttttacctGCTCGGTTTGTTTGAAAAGTTTCTCAAGAAAGGAGAATATGATAATACACACGAGATTGCACATGGAAGAGGAAAAATATCCCTGCTCGCTTTGTCCTAAAAGATTCACCTGCAGACGGTCTGTGGAGACGCACATGAGGATACACACCGGGGAGAAACCGTTCAGTTGCAAAGTGTGCGATAAAAGGTTCATGTATAAGTTTCAGGTCACCAGACACAAGTGTGTAACATAA
- the LOC133644246 gene encoding oocyte zinc finger protein XlCOF8.4-like isoform X1, with amino-acid sequence MCKVKILRALMEQRLNAAVDEIFGLFEKTIAEYEEELSRTKEEKERQGEQLAAFLKPPAVRHPADIQQVSVKREDELPARGSNVGQKRLEPPHIKEEEEEPWEQFQELEDADDEDDQSFQFRQSEENSGAELPTQHITEADGENCEDINSDPDMKFAPLTDMDDMMSDASESDHSEDIQKPLENNKNSKDDLRENAHNKHFDCSQCGKSLKNRDSLRRHMITHTGEKRFVCAVCAKSFYLKHNLIIHMRTHTGEKPFSCSVCQSRFSTKDNMKRHMMKHTGENFLHSKHFECSECGKVFGRRGYLTRHMRTHTGEKPFTCTVCDKRLSSKVYMKTHMLIHTVDLPASMCGSQSMAPATRRIQPKTAGVVTREQGTTMQSGRPATGPPKPGPPCRLAGRRQTRRAEDKAREKQGTTSPQASERPHPTRAESQEKCDV; translated from the exons atgtgtaaagTCAAAATACTGAGAGCGTTGATGGAGCAGCGACTAAACGCCGCTGTGGACGAAATATTTGGACTGTTTGAGAAaaccatagcagagtacgaggaggaactttctagaACGAAAGAGGAGAAAGAACGACAAGGAGAACAACTGGCTGCTTTTCTCAAACCCCCAGCTGTGCGACACCcagcag ACATCCAACAGGTGTCAGTGAAGAGGGAAGATGAGCTTCCTGCTAGGGGCTCCAATGTGGGGCAGAAAAGGCTGGagccccctcacattaaagaggaagaagaggaaccTTGGGAGCAATTTCAAGAGTTGGAGGATGCGGATGATGAAGATGATCAGTCCTTCCAGTTTCgtcaaagtgaggagaacagCGGGGCGGAGCTTCCAACTCAACACATCACGGAAGCTGATGGAGAGAATTGTGAAGATATAAACTCAGATCCAGACATGAAATTTGCTCCACTGACCGACATGGACGACATGATGTCAGACGCCTCTGAGAGCGATCACAGTGAGGacatccaaaaacctttggagaATAATAAGAACTCTAAAGACGATCTGAGAGAGAATGCCCacaacaaacactttgactgctctCAATGTGGGAAATCATTAAAGAACCGGGACAGTCTGAGAAGACACATGATCACACACACCGGAGAGAAGCGTTTTGTTTGCGCCGTTTGTGCGAAAAGTTTCTACCTAAAGCACAACTTGataatacacatgagaacacacactggggaGAAACCTTTTTCTTGCTCAGTTTGCCAGAGCCGATTCTCTACAAAGGACAACATGAAAAGACACATGATGAAACACACAGGCGAGAATTTCCTTCACTCCAAACACTTCGAATGCTCCGAGTGTGGGAAAGTATTCGGTCGAAGGGGatatttgactcgacacatgagaacgcacaccggaGAGAAACCCTTCACTTGCACAGTCTGCGATAAAAGGCTGTCCTCAAAGGTGTATATGAAAACACACATGTTGATCCACACAG TAGATTTGCCTgccagtatgtgcgggagccaaagtatgGCCCCAGCCACCCGGAGaatccaacccaaaacagcaggtgtggtgaccagggaacaagggaccaccatgcagtcaggccggccagcgacaggaccccCAAAACCTGGCCCACCATGCCGCCTGGCAGGCCGTAGACAGACGCGCcgagcagaggacaaggcacgggagaagcaggggacaaccagtccccaagccagcgagagaccacaccccacacgggcagaaagccAGGAAAAATGCgatgtctaa
- the LOC133644246 gene encoding zinc finger protein 333-like isoform X2: MCKVKILRALMEQRLNAAVDEIFGLFEKTIAEYEEELSRTKEEKERQGEQLAAFLKPPAVRHPADIQQVSVKREDELPARGSNVGQKRLEPPHIKEEEEEPWEQFQELEDADDEDDQSFQFRQSEENSGAELPTQHITEADGENCEDINSDPDMKFAPLTDMDDMMSDASESDHSEDIQKPLENNKNSKDDLRENAHNKHFDCSQCGKSLKNRDSLRRHMITHTGEKRFVCAVCAKSFYLKHNLIIHMRTHTGEKPFSCSVCQSRFSTKDNMKRHMMKHTGENFLHSKHFECSECGKVFGRRGYLTRHMRTHTGEKPFTCTVCDKRLSSKVYMKTHMLIHTGAAGPEQEGIERRKKKKRGG, from the exons atgtgtaaagTCAAAATACTGAGAGCGTTGATGGAGCAGCGACTAAACGCCGCTGTGGACGAAATATTTGGACTGTTTGAGAAaaccatagcagagtacgaggaggaactttctagaACGAAAGAGGAGAAAGAACGACAAGGAGAACAACTGGCTGCTTTTCTCAAACCCCCAGCTGTGCGACACCcagcag ACATCCAACAGGTGTCAGTGAAGAGGGAAGATGAGCTTCCTGCTAGGGGCTCCAATGTGGGGCAGAAAAGGCTGGagccccctcacattaaagaggaagaagaggaaccTTGGGAGCAATTTCAAGAGTTGGAGGATGCGGATGATGAAGATGATCAGTCCTTCCAGTTTCgtcaaagtgaggagaacagCGGGGCGGAGCTTCCAACTCAACACATCACGGAAGCTGATGGAGAGAATTGTGAAGATATAAACTCAGATCCAGACATGAAATTTGCTCCACTGACCGACATGGACGACATGATGTCAGACGCCTCTGAGAGCGATCACAGTGAGGacatccaaaaacctttggagaATAATAAGAACTCTAAAGACGATCTGAGAGAGAATGCCCacaacaaacactttgactgctctCAATGTGGGAAATCATTAAAGAACCGGGACAGTCTGAGAAGACACATGATCACACACACCGGAGAGAAGCGTTTTGTTTGCGCCGTTTGTGCGAAAAGTTTCTACCTAAAGCACAACTTGataatacacatgagaacacacactggggaGAAACCTTTTTCTTGCTCAGTTTGCCAGAGCCGATTCTCTACAAAGGACAACATGAAAAGACACATGATGAAACACACAGGCGAGAATTTCCTTCACTCCAAACACTTCGAATGCTCCGAGTGTGGGAAAGTATTCGGTCGAAGGGGatatttgactcgacacatgagaacgcacaccggaGAGAAACCCTTCACTTGCACAGTCTGCGATAAAAGGCTGTCCTCAAAGGTGTATATGAAAACACACATGTTGATCCACACAG GTGCAGCCggcccggagcaggaggggatagaaagaagaaaaaagaagaagagggggggttag